A window of the Phragmites australis chromosome 20, lpPhrAust1.1, whole genome shotgun sequence genome harbors these coding sequences:
- the LOC133901745 gene encoding glutamate receptor 2.8-like yields MAAGRAPHLLFLLVFIDLASLLPTSQGQPPVTVGLIIDAGSPVGRIATTTIPMALDDFYAAYPNSSARVRVLTHDSGGDVVAAASAALQLMTRQGARVILGPQSSVESAFVADLATRAEVPVVSFSATSPSVSPSAARFFVRAALSDAAQAGAIAALATYFGWRRVVPIYQDDDYGAAFVPFLVDALTAARAEVPYRCALPAAASKDAVAAAMYQLESEQTRTFVVHTRPALAALVFAAAVEAGMMAEGYAWVITDGLTGLLGSIHPPQGVIGLVPHVPASPQLRDVRRRWAHKFLGDHRDAEPAEAEMGCYALWAYDAAWAVASAAGRLSRGDLSAPPGLVGGKSGPTDFAGLGKSRSGEKFLVAINNTKFEGLGGKFELVHGELAVSAFRVVNIMDNAKERAIGFWTPQDGLHRHLGRGASASNRGLAPVIWPGESTVLPTGWTQPTSGRKLQVAVPGPVDPGYWPIMHLELDPATNRTVAGGFVIEVFEAAVRLLPYALPFEYVLVPSMPYDNLVEKVGLGAYDAAVADITITADRSRHVDFTLPYMSSGISMVVPMRDQRSKHAWVFLNPLSYDLWLVSFVFFIFTGFAVWVLEHRINDEFRGPPSNQIGTLLYFGFSTLVFAHRENLKSNLARFAVVVWVFVVLILQSSYTASLTSMLTVPQLEPAIADYGALWQSTEKVGIMNHSFMRAAMTRSGFPQSRLVPYRAAQSFHEALLNGTIGAIVDETPYVRLFLKAYCDNFTTTAQTNRTGGFGFAFPKGSPYVADLSRAILNLTESDEMSNIERKWFGDAEGCADLGSQFTSDSLSFGSFWGLFLITGGTSLLCCAVHLATFLVANRHRIQKLVSTSHGSWRDRLWKLLKLLDDKDLSSHTFRIKDCGGSVAGRSANDAAASPAVVHNASGSPVSVSNHTHMIEWSVGTASPAPAGEIELAAGGQAEEEVDVARNPDGSGDQNGRGHQTSN; encoded by the exons ATGGCCGCGGGGCGCGCGCCGcaccttctcttcctcctcgtcttcatcgacctcgcctccctcctccccaCGTCGCAGGGGCAGCCGCCGGTCACGGTGGGGCTCATCATCGACGCTGGATCGCCGGTCGGCAGGATAGCCACGACCACAATACCGATGGCGCTCGACGACTTCTACGCCGCCTACCCCAACTCCTCCGCGCGTGTCCGGGTCCTGACGCATGACTCCGGCGGcgacgtcgtcgccgccgcgtcGGCCG CGCTGCAGCTGATGACGAGACAGGGGGCGCGCGTCATCCTGGGACCGCAGTCGTCCGTCGAGTCAGCGTTCGTTGCCGACCTCGCCACGCGCGCTGAGGTGCCCGTCGTGTCCTTCTCGGCGACGAGCCCCTCGGTGTCCCCCTCGGCGGCGCGGTTTTTCGTCCGCGCCGCGCTGAGCGACGCGGCGCAAGCGGGCGCCATCGCCGCGCTCGCCACCTACTTCGGCTGGCGTCGCGTCGTTCCCATCTACCAGGATGACGACTACGGCGCCGCCTTCGTGCCGTTCCTAGTCGACGCGCTCACGGCGGCCCGCGCCGAGGTCCCCTATCGCTGCGCGCTGCCTGCCGCTGCGTCCAAggacgccgtcgccgccgcgatGTACCAACTGGAGTCCGAGCAGACGCGCACCTTCGTGGTGCACACGCGCCCGGCCCTCGCGGCACTCGTgttcgccgccgccgtggaGGCCGGGATGATGGCGGAGGGCTACGCGTGGGTCATCACCGACGGGCTCACCGGCCTCCTCGGATCAATCCACCCGCCGCAGGGCGTCATTGGGCTCgtgccccacgtgccggccTCGCCGCAGCTGCGCGACGTCCGGAGGCGGTGGGCGCACAAGTTCTTGGGCGATCACCGGGACGCTGAACCAGCAGAAGCCGAGATGGGCTGCTACGCGCTGTGGGCTTACGACGCCGCATGGGCCGTCGCGTCTGCGGCAGGGCGTCTGAGCCGCGGCGACTTGTCTGCACCGCCGGGGCTCGTCGGAGGAAAGAGCGGCCCCACTGACTTCGCCGGGCTTGGCAAGTCAAGGTCCGGGGAGAAGTTTCTAGTAGCAATAAACAACACGAAATTCGAGGGCCTCGGCGGCAAGTTCGAGCTCGTCCACGGCGAGCTCGCAGTGTCGGCCTTCCGCGTTGTCAACATCATGGACAACGCCAAGGAGCGGGCTATTGGGTTCTGGACTCCGCAGGACGGGCTGCATCGGCATCTGGGACGCGGCGCGAGCGCGTCGAACAGAGGGCTCGCGCCGGTGATCTGGCCGGGCGAGTCGACCGTCCTGCCGACCGGTTGGACACAGCCGACGAGCGGGAGGAAGCTGCAGGTGGCGGTGCCGGGCCCCGTGGACCCCGGCTACTGGCCGATCATGCACCTGGAACTGGACCCCGCGACGAACCGCACGGTGGCCGGCGGGTTCGTCATCGAGGTGTTCGAGGCGGCGGTGCGGCTGCTCCCGTACGCGCTGCCGTTCGAGTACGTGCTCGTGCCCTCCATGCCCTACGATAATCTGGTCGAGAAGGTCGGTCTCGGG GCGTACGACGCGGCGGTGGCGGACATCACCATCACGGCGGACCGGTCGCGGCACGTGGACTTCACGCTGCCGTACAtgtcctccggcatctccatgGTGGTGCCGATGCGCGACCAGCGCAGCAAGCACGCCTGGGTCTTCCTCAATCCGCTCAGCTACGACCTCTGGCTCGTCAGCTTCGTCTTCTTCATTTTCACCGGCTTCGCCGTCTGGGTCCTCGAGCACCGCATCAACGACGAGTTCCGGGGCCCCCCGTCAAACCAGATCGGCACCCTCCTATACTTCGGCTTTTCCACCCTCGTTTTCGCACACA GGGAGAACCTGAAGAGCAATCTGGCGCGGTTCGCGGTGGTGGTGTGGGTGTTCGTGGTGCTCATCCTGCAGTCGAGCTACACCGCGAGCCTGACGTCAATGCTGACAGTGCCGCAGCTCGAGCCGGCGATCGCGGACTACGGCGCGCTGTGGCAGAGCACGGAGAAGGTCGGCATCATGAACCACTCCTTCATGCGGGCGGCCATGACCAGGTCGGGCTTCCCGCAGTCCAGGCTAGTGCCCTACAGAGCCGCGCAGAGCTTCCACGAGGCGCTGCTCAACGGCACCATCGGCGCCATCGTCGACGAGACGCCCTACGTTAGGCTCTTCCTCAAGGCCTACTGCGACAACTTCACCACGACCGCCCAGACCAACAGGACCGGCGGCTTCGGCTTC GCGTTCCCGAAGGGGTCGCCGTACGTGGCGGACCTGTCGCGGGCGATCCTGAACCTGACGGAGAGCGACGAGATGAGCAACATCGAGCGCAAGTGGTTTGGCGACGCCGAGGGCTGCGCGGATCTGGGGAGCCAGTTCACGTCGGACAGCCTCAGCTTCGGCAGCTTCTGGGGCCTTTTCCTCATCACCGGCGGCACCTCGCTCCTTTGCTGCGCCGTCCACCTGGCCACCTTCCTCGTGGCCAACCGGCACCGGATCCAGAAGCTTGTGTCGACGTCGCACGGGTCCTGGCGGGACAGGCTCTGGAAGCTCCTGAAGCTCCTTGACGACAAGGACCTCTCGTCGCACACGTTCAGGATTAAGGACTGCGGCGGCTCAGTGGCCGGCCGGAGCGCCAATGATGCAgccgcctcccccgccgtcGTGCACAATGCGTCCGGCAGCCCGGTCAGCGTGTCAAACCACACGCACATGATCGAGTGGTCGGTGGGGACGGCGAGCCCGGCGCCTGCAGGTGAGATCGAGTTGGCTGCCGGCGGAcaggccgaggaggaggtggatgtAGCTCGCAATCCAGACGGCTCCGGTGATCAAAATGGTAGAGGCCACCAGACCAGTAACTGA